The Candidatus Koribacter versatilis Ellin345 genome has a segment encoding these proteins:
- a CDS encoding O-methyltransferase, with protein sequence MRLFRKKEKQEHRIMREVMERGEKLQPEYHRATPECPHPERWSMYDSMTAEFEVLEFLKNIVTTTKPELIVETGSFMGVSTLWLAQGLKENGFGKIISCEFDPAVFAKAKEKVEHSAVKDWIDLRNESSLEMNVEGRIDLLFSDSDMPIREQEVRRYLPQVNPFGLILMHDASSHLKQVRDAALKLEREGLISVVLLPTPRGLVVAQKREGRK encoded by the coding sequence ATGCGTTTATTCCGCAAAAAAGAGAAACAAGAACATCGCATCATGCGCGAAGTGATGGAGCGCGGCGAGAAGCTGCAGCCCGAATATCACCGCGCCACCCCCGAGTGCCCGCATCCCGAGCGCTGGAGTATGTACGACTCCATGACCGCCGAGTTCGAGGTGCTCGAGTTTCTCAAGAACATCGTTACTACCACGAAGCCCGAGTTAATCGTCGAGACCGGCAGCTTCATGGGCGTTAGCACCCTGTGGTTGGCACAAGGACTCAAAGAGAACGGATTCGGCAAGATCATCAGCTGCGAGTTCGACCCTGCGGTCTTTGCAAAGGCGAAAGAAAAAGTCGAGCACAGCGCGGTGAAGGATTGGATCGACCTCCGCAATGAATCGAGCCTCGAGATGAACGTCGAGGGGCGCATCGACCTGTTGTTCAGCGACAGCGATATGCCGATCCGTGAACAGGAAGTCCGGCGCTATCTTCCGCAGGTCAATCCGTTCGGGCTGATCCTGATGCACGATGCCAGTTCGCACTTGAAGCAGGTGCGCGACGCGGCGCTGAAACTCGAGCGCGAAGGATTGATTTCGGTTGTACTGTTGCCCACGCCCCGTGGGCTGGTGGTCGCACAAAAGAGGGAAGGCCGGAAGTAG
- a CDS encoding MFS transporter, with translation MRDILKHRGLRFVFLANLVSMMGSGMNGAALNWSILQTTHSEMSLSLLVVLQTIPAMLLMPFSGVIIDREDRRHLVMWLDAARGLLVLAVALLVLFHRSHMWELYFMNIIISIGFWLFWPTINALIQELSHEDQLASSNSLLMAGVQGGWLMAGAFVGFVYNHIGLGGVLLIDFATYVVSFLCYFGVRQGRHVVMPAQDNFNMPEHVAGDALKRYFHEMRESFTFIRQRRAVVLMGSAWSLFLAAMLTQAVTTSPISDRILHKGAVGYGWLNFGWAMGAFVSVAYAARTTSRMGARHAVTLCMTVLAVCSFLMGTSKILPLSIFLFFLMGSGRGWGGIAITTDMMQRVPKQLMGRVQNTFYFLGTGLQIFTALLVGYVAHHIGLARGLAIIGALYAVGAVAAIWPTGERVTELTEIPEISS, from the coding sequence ATGAGGGACATTCTTAAACATCGCGGCCTGAGGTTCGTATTTTTGGCGAACCTGGTTTCCATGATGGGCAGCGGCATGAACGGCGCCGCGCTCAACTGGTCCATCCTCCAGACAACTCACTCCGAGATGTCTCTGAGTCTGCTCGTCGTGTTGCAGACCATCCCCGCCATGCTGCTGATGCCGTTCTCCGGCGTCATTATTGACCGCGAGGACCGCCGCCACCTTGTGATGTGGCTCGACGCCGCGCGCGGCCTCCTGGTGCTCGCCGTTGCCCTACTGGTGCTGTTCCATCGCTCCCACATGTGGGAGCTGTACTTCATGAACATCATCATCTCGATCGGCTTCTGGCTGTTCTGGCCGACGATCAATGCGCTCATCCAGGAGCTTTCGCACGAAGACCAACTCGCTAGCTCCAATTCCCTGCTGATGGCTGGCGTCCAGGGCGGATGGCTGATGGCAGGAGCGTTCGTCGGCTTTGTCTACAACCACATTGGGCTCGGCGGCGTGCTGTTGATTGACTTCGCGACCTACGTTGTCTCGTTCCTTTGCTATTTCGGCGTGCGTCAGGGACGACATGTCGTAATGCCTGCGCAAGACAACTTCAATATGCCCGAGCACGTGGCGGGAGACGCACTGAAGCGCTATTTCCACGAGATGCGCGAGAGCTTTACGTTCATTCGCCAGCGTCGCGCCGTGGTGCTAATGGGCTCGGCGTGGTCGCTTTTCCTTGCCGCCATGCTGACGCAGGCGGTGACCACATCGCCGATCAGCGACCGCATCCTCCACAAGGGCGCGGTGGGCTATGGATGGCTGAACTTTGGCTGGGCAATGGGCGCGTTTGTCAGCGTCGCCTATGCGGCGCGCACGACCTCGCGAATGGGTGCTCGCCACGCAGTGACGCTCTGCATGACCGTGCTGGCCGTCTGCTCGTTCCTCATGGGGACGTCGAAGATCCTGCCGCTGTCGATTTTCCTGTTCTTCCTGATGGGCTCGGGGCGCGGATGGGGCGGCATCGCGATTACGACCGACATGATGCAGCGCGTGCCGAAACAGCTCATGGGGCGGGTGCAGAACACCTTCTACTTCCTCGGCACCGGCTTGCAGATCTTCACCGCACTGCTTGTCGGGTACGTTGCTCATCACATCGGCTTGGCGCGTGGCCTCGCCATTATTGGAGCGCTCTACGCGGTAGGTGCCGTCGCGGCCATCTGGCCAACCGGCGAACGGGTCACCGAACTCACCGAAATTCCAGAAATCAGCTCGTAA
- a CDS encoding enoyl-ACP reductase FabI: MGNSLEGQTAVVFGVANKRSIAWAIAQKLQSEGARLAITYQNDRLRQEAEDMIHALPNAEGFQCDVSSDAEIEQLFATLKDKYGKIDHVVHSVAYAPAEDLKGRFKDTSREGFRIAHDVSCYSLIAISRAAQPLMTEGGSIVTLTYYGSTRVVPYYNIMGVAKAALECTVRYLAYDLGGNNIRVNAISAGPIKTLAARGIGSFGEILKEVNEKAPLKRNIDQNEVADTAAFLCTRGARGITGETIYVDAGINIMAF, translated from the coding sequence TTGGGAAACTCACTGGAAGGTCAGACGGCCGTAGTTTTCGGCGTAGCCAATAAGCGCAGCATCGCGTGGGCCATAGCCCAGAAGCTGCAATCCGAGGGCGCGCGACTCGCCATTACGTATCAAAACGATCGCCTGCGCCAGGAAGCCGAAGACATGATCCACGCCCTCCCCAACGCCGAGGGCTTCCAGTGCGACGTCTCCAGCGACGCCGAAATCGAACAGCTCTTCGCCACGCTTAAAGACAAATACGGGAAGATCGACCACGTCGTCCACAGCGTTGCCTACGCGCCCGCCGAAGATCTCAAGGGCCGCTTCAAAGACACCAGCCGCGAAGGCTTCCGCATCGCCCACGACGTGAGCTGCTACTCGCTGATCGCTATCTCCCGTGCCGCGCAGCCGCTTATGACCGAAGGCGGCAGCATCGTGACACTGACCTACTACGGTTCGACTCGCGTGGTGCCGTACTACAACATCATGGGCGTGGCAAAGGCCGCGCTCGAGTGCACGGTGCGCTATCTCGCCTACGATCTTGGGGGGAACAATATCCGCGTGAACGCCATCTCCGCCGGGCCGATCAAAACGCTCGCGGCGCGAGGCATAGGCAGCTTTGGAGAAATTCTGAAAGAAGTGAACGAGAAGGCGCCATTAAAGCGCAATATCGATCAGAACGAGGTCGCCGACACCGCTGCTTTCCTCTGCACCCGCGGGGCGCGCGGGATTACCGGCGAAACGATCTACGTGGACGCAGGGATTAATATTATGGCGTTCTAG